A window of Chaetodon auriga isolate fChaAug3 chromosome 2, fChaAug3.hap1, whole genome shotgun sequence contains these coding sequences:
- the cyp27b1 gene encoding 25-hydroxyvitamin D-1 alpha hydroxylase, mitochondrial, whose product MIFVRRMLQQALRVSGRSAFPLVKWMERWAERWQGTEAVKTLDDMPGPSVASFAWDLFAKRGLARLHELQLEGVQRYGPMWKASFGPILTVHVADPALIEQVLRQEGQHPMRSDLSSWKDYRKLRGHHYGLLTSEGEEWQSVRSLLGKHMLRPKAVEAYDKTLNSVVGDLIAKLRLRRGSQGLVTDIASEFYRFGLEGVSSVLFESRIGCLDQVVPEETERFIQSINTMFGMTLLTMAMPSWLHQLFPKPWSIFCQCWDYMFDFAKGHIDQRLTAEAEKVARGEKVEGRYLTYFLSQTGLPMKTVYSNVTELLLAGVDTISSTLSWSLYELSRHPEVQASLREEVLSVLGGRGIPLAADVARMPLLKATVKEVLRLYPVIPANARVITERDVLVGGYLIPKNTLITLCHFATSRDPAVFPNPNEFQPQRWVNKDQTHHPYASVPFGVGKRSCIGRRIAELELYLALARILVEFDVKPDPEGISVKPMTRTLLVPEKVINLQFVER is encoded by the exons ATGATCTTTGTGAGAAGGATGCTGCAGCAGGCTCTCAGAGTGTCCGGCCGGAGCGCCTTCCCCCTGGTCAAGTGGATGGAGAGGTGGGCTGAGAGGTGGCAGGGGACCGAGGCTGTGAAGACTCTGGACGACATGCCCGGACCGTCGGTCGCCAGCTTCGCCTGGGACTTGTTCGCCAAACGGGGGCTGGCACGGCTGCACGAGTTACAG CTGGAAGGAGTGCAGCGGTACGGGCCCATGTGGAAGGCGAGCTTCGGCCCCATCCTGACCGTCCACGTGGCCGATCCGGCGCTCATTGAGCAGGTCCTGAGGCAGGAGGGCCAGCACCCCATGCGCTCTGACCTCTCCTCCTGGAAGGACTACAGGAAGCTCAGAGGACATCACTATGGACTCCTGACGTC CGAGGGGGAGGAGTGGCAGTCAGTGAGAAGTCTCCTGGGGAAGCACATGCTGCGACCGAAGGCAGTCGAAGCTTACGATAAGACCCTGAACAGCGTGGTCGGTGACCTCATTGCCAAACTTCGCCTTCGCAGAGGTTCCCAGGGCCTCGTCACCGACATCGCCAGCGAGTTCTATCGCTTCGGCCTCGAGG gcGTTTCCTCAGTGTTGTTTGAATCCAGAATTGGCTGCCTGGATCAGGTTGTTCCCGAAGAGACAGAACGTTTCATCCAATCCATCAACACCATGTTTGGAATGACACTACTTACCATGGCCATGCCAAGCTGGTTGCACCAGCTGTTTCCTAAACCCTGGAGCATCTTCTGTCAGTGCTGGGACTACATGTTTGACTTCG CCAAAGGTCACATTGACCAGCGTTTGACGGCCGAAGCAGAGAAGGTCGCCCGTGGAGAGAAGGTGGAGGGCCGTTACCTCACCTACTTCCTGTCGCAGACGGGGCTGCCCATGAAGACCGTCTACAGCAACGTCACGGAGCTGCTTCTGGCAGGAGTCGACACA ATCTCCAGCACTCTGTCCTGGTCGTTGTACGAGCTGTCCCGCCACCCCGAGGTGCAGGCCTCGCTCCGAGAAGAGGTGCTGAGTGTGCTGGGGGGTCGAGGCATCCCTCTGGCAGCAGATGTGGCCCGCATGCCTCTGCTGAAGGCCACAGTCAAAGAAGTGCTGAG gttGTACCCTGTTATTCCTGCCAACGCCAGAGTCATCACAGAGAGAGACGTCCTGGTTGGAGGCTACCTCATCCCTAAAAAT ACCTTGATTACCCTTTGCCACTTTGCAACATCGCGGGATCCTGCGGTGTTTCCAAATCCGAATGAATTCCAGCCCCAACGATGGGTGAACAAGGACCAGACTCATCACCCGTACGCCTCTGTGCCCTTTGGGGTGGGAAAGCGCAGCTGCATAGGCCGCCGCATCGCTGAGCTGGAGCTCTACCTTGCTCTTGCCAGG ATCCTCGTGGAGTTCGACGTGAAGCCGGACCCCGAAGGGATTTCTGTGAAGCCCATGACACGGACGCTTCTAGTCCCCGAAAAAGTCATCAACCTGCAGTTTGTTGAACGAtga